In Gambusia affinis linkage group LG06, SWU_Gaff_1.0, whole genome shotgun sequence, one DNA window encodes the following:
- the b3gat1a gene encoding galactosylgalactosylxylosylprotein 3-beta-glucuronosyltransferase 1 isoform X2: MPKRRDILAIVLIVLPWTLLITVWHQSAIAPLLAIRKERLAVHHHRLSDEGAEGRREAGGQDSKEYCASDKDIVEVVRTEYVYTRPPPWSDVLPTIHIITPTYSRPVQKAELTRIANTFLHVPNLHWILIEDSQRRTPLVTSLLRETGLNYTHLNVETPKNFKVRGDTRDPRIPRGTMQRNLALRWLRETFKNNNSQPGIVYFADDDNSYSLELFEEMRSTRKVSVWPVAFVGGLRYESPKVNAAGKVYGWKAVFDPHRPFAIDMAGFAINLKLILSKPQAYFKLRGVKGGYQESSLLRELVTLNDLEPKAANCTKILVWHTRTEKPVLVNEGKKGFTDPNMEI; this comes from the exons ATGCCGAAGAGAAGAGATATTCTTGCCATCGTGTTGATCGTGTTACCCTGGACTCTACTCATCACTGTTTGGCACCAAAGCGCTATAGCTCCACTCCTCGCTATCCGAAAGG AGAGGCTTGCGGTCCACCACCACCGACTCTCAG ATGAAGGCGCCGAGGGCAGGAGGGAGGCTGGTGGTCAGGACTCCAAAGAATACTGTGCCTCAGACAAGGACATTGTGGAAGTGGTGAGGACAGAGTACGTGTACACGCGGCCTCCACCCTGGTCAGATGTGCTGCCCACGATTCACATCATCACTCCCACATACAGCCGGCCGGTGCAGAAGGCAGAGCTGACCCGTATCGCAAACACCTTCCTCCATGTCCCCAACTTACACTGGATTCTGATAGAAGACTCACAGAGGAGAACTCCTCTTGTCACAAGTCTCCTCCGAGAGACGGGGCTAAACTACACCCACCTCAATGTGGAGACTCCCAAGAACTTTAAGGTACGAGGTGACACTCGTGACCCCAGGATTCCCAGAGGAACCATGCAGCGGAACCTGGCCCTACGTTGGCTTAGGGAGaccttcaaaaacaacaacagccaGCCGGGCATCGTCTACTTTGCAGACGACGACAACTCGTACAGCCTGGAGCTATTTGAGGAG ATGAGGTCGACTCGGAAAGTCTCGGTGTGGCCTGTGGCCTTCGTGGGCGGCCTGCGCTACGAGTCCCCCAAGGTAAATGCAGCTGGAAAGGTCTACGGCTGGAAGGCGGTGTTCGACCCCCACCGGCCATTTGCCATCGACATGGCTGGCTTCGCCATCAACCTGAAGCTCATCCTCTCCAAGCCACAGGCGTACTTTAAGCTCCGCGGGGTGAAGGGAGGCTACCAGGAGAGTAGCTTGCTCCGAGAACTTGTAACACTCAATGACCTGGAGCCAAAAGCTGCCAACTGCACTAAG aTACTCGTTTGGCACACAAGGACAGAGAAACCCGTCCTTGTGAATGAGGGGAAGAAAGGATTCACAGATCCGAACATGGAGATTTGA
- the b3gat1a gene encoding galactosylgalactosylxylosylprotein 3-beta-glucuronosyltransferase 1 isoform X4 yields MPKRRDILAIVLIVLPWTLLITVWHQSAIAPLLAIRKACHHLVKEIFIIPERLAVHHHRLSDEGAEGRREAGGQDSKEYCASDKDIVEVVRTEYVYTRPPPWSDVLPTIHIITPTYSRPVQKAELTRIANTFLHVPNLHWILIEDSQRRTPLVTSLLRETGLNYTHLNVETPKNFKVRGDTRDPRIPRGTMQRNLALRWLRETFKNNNSQPGIVYFADDDNSYSLELFEEMRSTRKVSVWPVAFVGGLRYESPKVNAAGKVYGWKAVFDPHRPFAIDMAGFAINLKLILSKPQAYFKLRGVKGGYQESSLLRELVTLNDLEPKAANCTKA; encoded by the exons ATGCCGAAGAGAAGAGATATTCTTGCCATCGTGTTGATCGTGTTACCCTGGACTCTACTCATCACTGTTTGGCACCAAAGCGCTATAGCTCCACTCCTCGCTATCCGAAAGG CCTGTCACCACCTAGTAAAAGAGATCTTTATCATTCCAGAGAGGCTTGCGGTCCACCACCACCGACTCTCAG ATGAAGGCGCCGAGGGCAGGAGGGAGGCTGGTGGTCAGGACTCCAAAGAATACTGTGCCTCAGACAAGGACATTGTGGAAGTGGTGAGGACAGAGTACGTGTACACGCGGCCTCCACCCTGGTCAGATGTGCTGCCCACGATTCACATCATCACTCCCACATACAGCCGGCCGGTGCAGAAGGCAGAGCTGACCCGTATCGCAAACACCTTCCTCCATGTCCCCAACTTACACTGGATTCTGATAGAAGACTCACAGAGGAGAACTCCTCTTGTCACAAGTCTCCTCCGAGAGACGGGGCTAAACTACACCCACCTCAATGTGGAGACTCCCAAGAACTTTAAGGTACGAGGTGACACTCGTGACCCCAGGATTCCCAGAGGAACCATGCAGCGGAACCTGGCCCTACGTTGGCTTAGGGAGaccttcaaaaacaacaacagccaGCCGGGCATCGTCTACTTTGCAGACGACGACAACTCGTACAGCCTGGAGCTATTTGAGGAG ATGAGGTCGACTCGGAAAGTCTCGGTGTGGCCTGTGGCCTTCGTGGGCGGCCTGCGCTACGAGTCCCCCAAGGTAAATGCAGCTGGAAAGGTCTACGGCTGGAAGGCGGTGTTCGACCCCCACCGGCCATTTGCCATCGACATGGCTGGCTTCGCCATCAACCTGAAGCTCATCCTCTCCAAGCCACAGGCGTACTTTAAGCTCCGCGGGGTGAAGGGAGGCTACCAGGAGAGTAGCTTGCTCCGAGAACTTGTAACACTCAATGACCTGGAGCCAAAAGCTGCCAACTGCACTAAG GCCTAA
- the b3gat1a gene encoding galactosylgalactosylxylosylprotein 3-beta-glucuronosyltransferase 1 isoform X3 — protein MPKRRDILAIVLIVLPWTLLITVWHQSAIAPLLAIRKDEGAEGRREAGGQDSKEYCASDKDIVEVVRTEYVYTRPPPWSDVLPTIHIITPTYSRPVQKAELTRIANTFLHVPNLHWILIEDSQRRTPLVTSLLRETGLNYTHLNVETPKNFKVRGDTRDPRIPRGTMQRNLALRWLRETFKNNNSQPGIVYFADDDNSYSLELFEEMRSTRKVSVWPVAFVGGLRYESPKVNAAGKVYGWKAVFDPHRPFAIDMAGFAINLKLILSKPQAYFKLRGVKGGYQESSLLRELVTLNDLEPKAANCTKILVWHTRTEKPVLVNEGKKGFTDPNMEI, from the exons ATGCCGAAGAGAAGAGATATTCTTGCCATCGTGTTGATCGTGTTACCCTGGACTCTACTCATCACTGTTTGGCACCAAAGCGCTATAGCTCCACTCCTCGCTATCCGAAAGG ATGAAGGCGCCGAGGGCAGGAGGGAGGCTGGTGGTCAGGACTCCAAAGAATACTGTGCCTCAGACAAGGACATTGTGGAAGTGGTGAGGACAGAGTACGTGTACACGCGGCCTCCACCCTGGTCAGATGTGCTGCCCACGATTCACATCATCACTCCCACATACAGCCGGCCGGTGCAGAAGGCAGAGCTGACCCGTATCGCAAACACCTTCCTCCATGTCCCCAACTTACACTGGATTCTGATAGAAGACTCACAGAGGAGAACTCCTCTTGTCACAAGTCTCCTCCGAGAGACGGGGCTAAACTACACCCACCTCAATGTGGAGACTCCCAAGAACTTTAAGGTACGAGGTGACACTCGTGACCCCAGGATTCCCAGAGGAACCATGCAGCGGAACCTGGCCCTACGTTGGCTTAGGGAGaccttcaaaaacaacaacagccaGCCGGGCATCGTCTACTTTGCAGACGACGACAACTCGTACAGCCTGGAGCTATTTGAGGAG ATGAGGTCGACTCGGAAAGTCTCGGTGTGGCCTGTGGCCTTCGTGGGCGGCCTGCGCTACGAGTCCCCCAAGGTAAATGCAGCTGGAAAGGTCTACGGCTGGAAGGCGGTGTTCGACCCCCACCGGCCATTTGCCATCGACATGGCTGGCTTCGCCATCAACCTGAAGCTCATCCTCTCCAAGCCACAGGCGTACTTTAAGCTCCGCGGGGTGAAGGGAGGCTACCAGGAGAGTAGCTTGCTCCGAGAACTTGTAACACTCAATGACCTGGAGCCAAAAGCTGCCAACTGCACTAAG aTACTCGTTTGGCACACAAGGACAGAGAAACCCGTCCTTGTGAATGAGGGGAAGAAAGGATTCACAGATCCGAACATGGAGATTTGA
- the b3gat1a gene encoding galactosylgalactosylxylosylprotein 3-beta-glucuronosyltransferase 1 isoform X1 has product MPKRRDILAIVLIVLPWTLLITVWHQSAIAPLLAIRKACHHLVKEIFIIPERLAVHHHRLSDEGAEGRREAGGQDSKEYCASDKDIVEVVRTEYVYTRPPPWSDVLPTIHIITPTYSRPVQKAELTRIANTFLHVPNLHWILIEDSQRRTPLVTSLLRETGLNYTHLNVETPKNFKVRGDTRDPRIPRGTMQRNLALRWLRETFKNNNSQPGIVYFADDDNSYSLELFEEMRSTRKVSVWPVAFVGGLRYESPKVNAAGKVYGWKAVFDPHRPFAIDMAGFAINLKLILSKPQAYFKLRGVKGGYQESSLLRELVTLNDLEPKAANCTKILVWHTRTEKPVLVNEGKKGFTDPNMEI; this is encoded by the exons ATGCCGAAGAGAAGAGATATTCTTGCCATCGTGTTGATCGTGTTACCCTGGACTCTACTCATCACTGTTTGGCACCAAAGCGCTATAGCTCCACTCCTCGCTATCCGAAAGG CCTGTCACCACCTAGTAAAAGAGATCTTTATCATTCCAGAGAGGCTTGCGGTCCACCACCACCGACTCTCAG ATGAAGGCGCCGAGGGCAGGAGGGAGGCTGGTGGTCAGGACTCCAAAGAATACTGTGCCTCAGACAAGGACATTGTGGAAGTGGTGAGGACAGAGTACGTGTACACGCGGCCTCCACCCTGGTCAGATGTGCTGCCCACGATTCACATCATCACTCCCACATACAGCCGGCCGGTGCAGAAGGCAGAGCTGACCCGTATCGCAAACACCTTCCTCCATGTCCCCAACTTACACTGGATTCTGATAGAAGACTCACAGAGGAGAACTCCTCTTGTCACAAGTCTCCTCCGAGAGACGGGGCTAAACTACACCCACCTCAATGTGGAGACTCCCAAGAACTTTAAGGTACGAGGTGACACTCGTGACCCCAGGATTCCCAGAGGAACCATGCAGCGGAACCTGGCCCTACGTTGGCTTAGGGAGaccttcaaaaacaacaacagccaGCCGGGCATCGTCTACTTTGCAGACGACGACAACTCGTACAGCCTGGAGCTATTTGAGGAG ATGAGGTCGACTCGGAAAGTCTCGGTGTGGCCTGTGGCCTTCGTGGGCGGCCTGCGCTACGAGTCCCCCAAGGTAAATGCAGCTGGAAAGGTCTACGGCTGGAAGGCGGTGTTCGACCCCCACCGGCCATTTGCCATCGACATGGCTGGCTTCGCCATCAACCTGAAGCTCATCCTCTCCAAGCCACAGGCGTACTTTAAGCTCCGCGGGGTGAAGGGAGGCTACCAGGAGAGTAGCTTGCTCCGAGAACTTGTAACACTCAATGACCTGGAGCCAAAAGCTGCCAACTGCACTAAG aTACTCGTTTGGCACACAAGGACAGAGAAACCCGTCCTTGTGAATGAGGGGAAGAAAGGATTCACAGATCCGAACATGGAGATTTGA